A single genomic interval of Stieleria maiorica harbors:
- a CDS encoding extracellular solute-binding protein has product MRWCLLLCPLLLGTTACVPKAERDVVVYSALDEQFATPIFAAYERSVDHETGIVAKFDVESTKTVGLVNQILAEQNSPVCDVFWNNEIMHTVRLQKLGLLKPRTWAVAPGWPSDMIASDGTWCGFAARARVLLVNTDKIPSKDDYPTSVAELVDPKWKHNCAMARPLFGTTATHFAVLRVRDGHDETLDFLRQIHDNAVVLSGNKQVAQAVSSGEVAWGLTDTDDAIIEKDQLRKVAIVFPDQQPDQPGTLRIPNTLAILKDAPNPVAAESLADYLVSAQTEDRLAMGDSSQLPISRDSEYRPRVMPRDPVRWMKVDFEAAAEGWDAWAAEVMAVFPD; this is encoded by the coding sequence ATTCGATGGTGCCTTTTGCTGTGCCCGCTGCTGTTGGGCACGACCGCCTGTGTCCCCAAAGCCGAACGGGACGTGGTCGTCTACTCGGCGCTGGACGAGCAGTTTGCGACACCGATTTTTGCCGCCTACGAACGAAGTGTGGATCACGAGACGGGGATCGTCGCCAAGTTTGACGTGGAATCGACGAAAACGGTCGGCCTGGTCAACCAGATTCTCGCCGAGCAGAATTCGCCGGTTTGCGATGTGTTTTGGAACAACGAGATCATGCACACCGTTCGGCTGCAAAAGCTGGGGTTGTTGAAACCGCGAACCTGGGCCGTCGCGCCGGGCTGGCCGAGTGACATGATCGCCAGCGATGGAACCTGGTGTGGATTCGCCGCCCGCGCAAGAGTGCTGCTGGTCAACACCGACAAGATTCCCTCCAAAGACGACTATCCGACCAGCGTGGCGGAGTTAGTGGATCCGAAATGGAAACACAACTGCGCGATGGCTCGGCCGTTGTTCGGAACCACCGCGACGCACTTTGCCGTGCTCCGTGTCCGTGACGGTCATGATGAAACGCTGGACTTCTTGCGCCAGATTCACGACAACGCCGTGGTGCTCTCTGGCAACAAGCAAGTCGCCCAAGCGGTCTCATCCGGCGAAGTCGCCTGGGGGCTGACCGACACCGACGATGCGATCATCGAAAAGGACCAATTGCGCAAGGTCGCGATCGTGTTTCCGGACCAACAACCCGATCAACCGGGGACGTTGCGGATCCCCAACACGTTGGCGATTTTGAAGGACGCGCCCAACCCGGTCGCCGCCGAATCGCTGGCCGATTACCTGGTGTCCGCCCAAACCGAAGACCGGTTGGCGATGGGGGACAGCAGCCAGCTGCCGATCAGCCGCGACAGTGAGTATCGTCCCCGCGTGATGCCGCGGGATCCGGTGCGTTGGATGAAGGTCGATTTCGAAGCCGCCGCTGAAGGCTGGGACGCGTGGGCCGCAGAAGTGATGGCGGTGTTTCCCGATTGA
- a CDS encoding LuxR C-terminal-related transcriptional regulator has product MLNHNETPMGLTPTPRPVVYAASKDAGWLSKVAQAAQAENCRFQTSSSITSLINQAAADNDVACVLLDYDPRIQQWTSIEQLLFEKNVVAPVVLVLDETSGMAASEAVARIAHVVAINSMEIPEIIETIQHAVGLSTLVEHQFDVLRCHRLYQGLPDRQRQIVDYVVEGAPNKQIATKLKVSVKTIERERQKAYRQLNVRSTAEMTRVVILGSLHDVVFPAGKPAKPPGGLRLDSRSSGVAPIATKPTNVFNPPTPR; this is encoded by the coding sequence ATGCTGAACCACAACGAAACCCCGATGGGCCTGACACCAACTCCCCGGCCGGTCGTGTACGCGGCAAGCAAGGACGCCGGCTGGCTCTCGAAGGTCGCCCAGGCAGCACAGGCGGAGAACTGTCGCTTCCAAACGTCCTCTTCCATCACCTCGCTGATCAACCAGGCGGCCGCCGACAACGATGTGGCCTGTGTGCTGTTGGACTATGATCCGCGGATCCAGCAATGGACCAGCATCGAGCAGTTGCTGTTCGAAAAGAACGTGGTGGCGCCGGTCGTGTTGGTCCTGGATGAAACAAGTGGGATGGCGGCATCGGAAGCCGTCGCGCGGATCGCGCACGTCGTCGCCATCAACTCGATGGAAATTCCCGAGATCATCGAAACGATCCAACATGCGGTCGGTCTGAGCACGCTAGTCGAACACCAATTCGATGTCTTGCGTTGCCACCGGTTGTACCAAGGATTGCCGGACCGCCAGCGTCAAATCGTTGATTATGTCGTCGAAGGTGCACCGAACAAACAGATCGCGACGAAGCTGAAGGTGTCAGTCAAGACGATCGAACGGGAACGTCAAAAGGCGTACCGTCAATTGAACGTGCGGAGCACCGCCGAGATGACGCGAGTGGTAATCCTGGGCAGTCTGCATGACGTGGTCTTCCCCGCCGGAAAACCCGCCAAACCGCCCGGCGGCCTGCGACTCGATTCGCGCAGTTCCGGCGTCGCGCCGATCGCCACCAAGCCGACGAACGTGTTCAACCCGCCGACACCGCGCTGA
- a CDS encoding DUF4159 domain-containing protein, with translation MFRRITLVFSVVVAFWTVPATVHADVDAAAVNRAIDRGITYLRSTQGERGGWDEFQGQSCGLSSLCTLALLNAGVSRDDPAIKRAMTYLRATVAESTYSVALQTLVFCQHGSASDLPRIRNNVTWLTESQTAIGAWSYGGKRQFGGDPSNAQFALLALGAAQDRGVTVDPKVFQQAIDYWELQQKPNGGWGYGGSSATGSMTCAGIASLIIANGRLGNVSSSVSDGKIECCGGASTEQDPIARGIDWLAKRFSVDVNPGGSADTYYYYLYAVERTGRLSGRRFFGGHDWYREGAERLIAQQDDFQGFWEGGQWERPTVATSFALLFLSKGKRQVVVGQLQRDRAGQSEWQPHPDALRQLVRHVERAWGRDLTWQTVRLEDASLVDVLQTPVLVISGKQALSLDANASDLLKDYVDQGGTIVFDASGDNGCGNAANFQNSVANLCAEWYPGAPLERLPTSHPVWNAERNVDIGAMPNGFWVYGVQACCRTAVFYVPQSLTCRWELGDRLFHRGETDDPDRRQIDHSIRIGQNIIAYATGRELKDKLDAQIVLQADGVESSERGTTRIARLDVGAGGEDARRALPNASTIIRKQTQVAISVPENPVAFDEQALADVAVLWVHGRRDFVLSSGQRDVLRQFVERGGVILGTAICGDESFARAFRREFAAVLGQNSLQSMPSDHPMLSTQYYGYDLRSVTIRRIGRGASGQQIRRQTSPPILEYAEIDDVVAVVFSPLDISCALESQNSVQCPGYGTEDAAKIVTNVVQMALNQ, from the coding sequence TTGTTTCGCCGCATCACGCTAGTTTTTTCCGTCGTTGTCGCATTTTGGACGGTTCCCGCGACGGTTCATGCCGACGTGGATGCCGCTGCGGTCAATCGCGCGATCGATCGCGGGATTACCTATCTTCGCAGCACGCAGGGTGAGCGCGGCGGCTGGGACGAATTCCAGGGCCAATCGTGCGGGCTGTCGTCGTTGTGCACGCTCGCCCTGCTCAACGCCGGTGTGTCGCGTGATGACCCGGCGATCAAGCGAGCGATGACCTATTTGCGGGCGACGGTTGCCGAAAGCACCTATTCGGTGGCGCTGCAAACGCTCGTGTTCTGCCAACACGGTTCGGCCAGTGATTTGCCGCGGATTCGCAACAACGTGACGTGGTTGACCGAATCCCAAACCGCCATCGGGGCCTGGAGCTACGGCGGGAAACGCCAATTCGGTGGCGACCCCTCCAATGCCCAATTCGCATTGCTGGCCCTCGGGGCGGCCCAGGACCGTGGCGTCACGGTCGACCCGAAGGTGTTTCAGCAGGCGATCGACTACTGGGAACTGCAACAGAAACCAAACGGCGGCTGGGGTTATGGGGGCAGTTCGGCGACGGGAAGCATGACCTGTGCGGGCATCGCGTCATTGATCATCGCCAACGGTCGACTGGGCAACGTCAGTTCATCGGTCAGCGACGGCAAGATCGAATGCTGCGGCGGTGCGTCGACCGAGCAAGACCCGATCGCGCGCGGCATCGATTGGTTGGCCAAGCGATTCAGTGTGGATGTCAATCCCGGCGGCAGCGCCGACACCTACTACTATTATCTCTACGCGGTCGAACGCACCGGACGACTCTCCGGCCGCCGTTTCTTTGGCGGTCACGATTGGTATCGCGAAGGCGCCGAACGATTGATCGCGCAACAGGATGACTTTCAAGGTTTTTGGGAAGGCGGACAATGGGAACGCCCCACCGTCGCCACCTCGTTCGCGTTGCTGTTTCTTTCCAAAGGCAAACGTCAAGTCGTCGTCGGACAGTTGCAGCGTGACCGCGCCGGACAATCCGAATGGCAACCGCACCCCGATGCGTTGCGACAACTGGTGCGTCACGTCGAACGCGCATGGGGACGCGATTTGACCTGGCAGACCGTGCGGCTGGAAGATGCCTCGCTGGTCGACGTGCTGCAAACCCCCGTGCTGGTCATCAGCGGCAAACAAGCACTGTCGCTCGATGCCAACGCAAGCGACCTACTCAAGGACTACGTCGACCAGGGCGGCACGATCGTCTTTGACGCCAGTGGTGACAACGGTTGTGGCAACGCCGCGAATTTTCAGAACAGCGTGGCGAACCTGTGTGCCGAGTGGTATCCCGGCGCACCGCTGGAGCGATTGCCGACGTCTCATCCGGTATGGAATGCCGAGCGCAACGTGGACATCGGTGCGATGCCCAACGGGTTTTGGGTCTACGGCGTCCAAGCCTGCTGTCGGACCGCGGTGTTCTACGTGCCGCAAAGTCTGACGTGTCGTTGGGAATTGGGCGACCGACTGTTTCATCGCGGAGAGACCGACGATCCGGATCGCCGCCAGATCGACCATTCGATCCGGATCGGCCAAAACATCATCGCTTATGCGACGGGGCGTGAACTGAAAGACAAATTGGACGCCCAGATCGTGCTGCAAGCCGACGGCGTGGAATCGAGCGAGCGGGGGACGACACGGATCGCGCGGCTGGATGTCGGTGCCGGCGGTGAAGACGCGCGCCGCGCGCTGCCCAACGCGTCGACCATCATTCGCAAACAAACGCAGGTCGCGATCAGCGTGCCCGAAAACCCGGTCGCCTTCGACGAGCAAGCCCTCGCGGACGTCGCGGTGTTGTGGGTCCATGGGCGACGCGACTTTGTGTTGTCATCCGGCCAGCGAGACGTGCTGCGGCAATTCGTCGAGCGTGGCGGAGTGATTCTGGGCACCGCGATCTGCGGGGACGAATCCTTTGCCCGAGCGTTTCGCCGCGAGTTTGCCGCGGTGCTGGGACAGAACTCGCTGCAATCGATGCCCTCGGATCACCCGATGCTGTCCACCCAGTACTACGGTTACGACCTTCGATCGGTGACCATTCGCCGGATCGGCCGCGGGGCGAGCGGTCAACAAATCCGCCGCCAGACCTCGCCGCCGATTTTGGAATACGCCGAAATCGACGATGTCGTCGCGGTCGTGTTTTCACCGCTGGACATCAGCTGCGCCCTTGAAAGCCAGAACTCCGTCCAGTGCCCGGGCTACGGGACCGAAGACGCTGCCAAAATCGTCACCAACGTCGTGCAGATGGCGCTCAATCAGTAA
- a CDS encoding AAA family ATPase, which yields MSAPTPPNPPAAKPGGQPGRNLGDVLREFSDHQSTIRSELSKVIVGQSETIEQLLAAIYTRGHCLLEGVPGLAKTLIVSTLASILDVSFKRIQFTPDLMPSDITGTQVLEEDEHGKRSFRFVEGPIFANILLADEINRTPPKTQAALLEAMQERQVTVGRETFALPKPFFTIATQNPIEQEGTYPLPEAQLDRFMFNIKLDYPSAAEEEQILTTTTRGETANVNKVLSARAILNVQQLVTSVAVNPFVIKYVASIVRATRPSDESSPEYIRDLVDFGAGPRAGQNLIAGAKAIAAMEGRFSVDVNDVRRIALPVLRHRIGTNFQATADGMDSDALVTRLLQDIQPPQPEKMAK from the coding sequence GTGAGCGCCCCGACTCCACCCAACCCGCCGGCCGCCAAACCCGGCGGTCAACCCGGACGCAACCTCGGCGATGTCCTGCGTGAATTCTCCGATCACCAGTCGACGATCCGCAGCGAACTGTCCAAGGTCATCGTCGGACAATCCGAAACGATCGAGCAGTTGCTGGCGGCGATCTACACCCGCGGCCACTGCTTGCTCGAAGGCGTCCCGGGACTGGCCAAAACGTTGATCGTCAGCACGCTGGCCAGCATCCTGGACGTCAGCTTCAAACGCATCCAGTTCACCCCCGACCTGATGCCTTCGGACATCACCGGCACGCAAGTCTTGGAGGAGGACGAACACGGAAAACGTAGCTTCCGATTCGTCGAAGGGCCGATCTTTGCCAACATCTTGTTGGCAGACGAAATCAACCGCACCCCGCCGAAGACGCAAGCCGCGCTGCTCGAAGCGATGCAAGAACGCCAGGTCACCGTGGGACGCGAAACGTTTGCCCTGCCGAAACCATTCTTCACGATCGCGACGCAGAACCCGATCGAGCAAGAGGGGACGTACCCGTTGCCGGAAGCCCAACTGGACCGGTTCATGTTCAATATCAAATTGGACTACCCCTCGGCGGCCGAAGAAGAGCAAATCCTGACGACGACGACCCGGGGGGAAACCGCCAATGTCAACAAGGTCTTGTCCGCCCGCGCGATTCTGAACGTCCAGCAATTGGTCACCAGCGTGGCGGTCAATCCCTTTGTCATCAAGTATGTTGCCAGCATCGTCCGCGCCACCCGCCCGTCCGATGAAAGCTCGCCGGAATACATTCGCGACCTGGTCGATTTCGGCGCCGGGCCTCGGGCCGGACAAAACCTGATCGCCGGGGCCAAAGCGATCGCGGCGATGGAAGGTCGGTTCAGCGTCGACGTCAACGACGTCCGGAGGATCGCGTTGCCCGTGCTGCGGCACCGCATCGGGACCAATTTCCAAGCGACCGCCGACGGCATGGACAGCGACGCGCTGGTGACGCGATTGCTTCAGGATATCCAGCCGCCGCAACCGGAAAAAATGGCCAAATGA
- a CDS encoding DUF58 domain-containing protein, protein MSSLLSPEALQSIKRLDLRARMVVRGFLQGLHSSPFHGFSVQFSEHRRYNRGDDPKLIDWLVYAKTDKYFVKRFESETNLVGYLVIDLSKSMGFTESQSMTKFEYVTCLAAALTYLMIMQQDPVGLITFDEKLHASLPARSRRGHLGDVIARLSNLKPAGATDVPAALTQVAAMLKQHSLVMLFSDLWPADDGEKSWQEQIADVVSSLARLRHAGHDVIVFHVLDAAEVEFPYDGPVQFTDSESGQSVSVDASGFRDDYLAALAEFRDAFRDGCNQLQIDYVPLDTSMPFDTALTEYLMQRQGRF, encoded by the coding sequence ATGAGCTCGCTGCTCTCGCCCGAAGCGCTGCAAAGTATCAAACGCTTGGACCTCCGCGCGCGGATGGTCGTCCGCGGGTTTCTGCAAGGGTTGCACAGCAGTCCCTTTCACGGTTTTTCCGTCCAGTTCAGCGAGCATCGACGCTACAACCGCGGTGACGACCCCAAACTGATCGACTGGTTGGTCTATGCCAAGACCGACAAGTACTTCGTCAAACGGTTTGAATCGGAAACCAACCTGGTCGGTTACCTGGTCATCGACCTGTCGAAGTCGATGGGTTTTACCGAAAGCCAATCGATGACGAAGTTCGAGTACGTGACCTGCCTGGCCGCCGCGCTGACGTACCTGATGATCATGCAACAAGACCCGGTCGGCTTGATCACGTTTGACGAAAAGCTCCACGCGTCCCTGCCCGCTCGCTCGCGTCGCGGGCATCTGGGCGATGTCATCGCCAGACTCTCGAACCTGAAACCCGCCGGGGCGACCGACGTCCCGGCCGCGTTGACTCAGGTGGCCGCCATGTTGAAGCAACACTCGCTGGTGATGCTGTTTAGCGACTTGTGGCCGGCCGATGACGGCGAAAAAAGTTGGCAGGAGCAAATCGCCGACGTCGTCTCTTCGCTGGCAAGGCTGCGGCACGCCGGGCACGACGTGATCGTCTTTCACGTGCTCGATGCGGCCGAAGTCGAATTCCCCTACGACGGCCCGGTGCAGTTTACCGATTCGGAATCCGGACAATCCGTCTCCGTCGACGCCTCGGGGTTCCGCGATGACTACCTGGCCGCGCTCGCCGAATTCCGCGACGCCTTCCGTGATGGCTGCAATCAACTGCAAATCGACTACGTCCCCCTGGATACCAGCATGCCGTTTGATACCGCGCTGACGGAGTATTTGATGCAGCGGCAGGGGCGGTTTTAG
- the rpmA gene encoding 50S ribosomal protein L27 gives MAHKKGQGSSRNGRDSNAQRRGVKKFGGEAVSAGNILIRQCGTRWRAGRGVGQGNDYTLFALVDGKVEFDQKGRRINVVTA, from the coding sequence ATGGCACATAAGAAAGGTCAGGGATCCAGCCGCAACGGCCGCGATTCCAACGCACAACGTCGTGGCGTCAAAAAATTCGGCGGCGAAGCAGTCAGCGCGGGCAACATCCTGATCCGTCAGTGTGGTACCCGTTGGCGTGCCGGACGCGGTGTCGGACAGGGCAACGACTACACGCTGTTCGCCCTGGTCGACGGCAAGGTCGAATTCGACCAAAAAGGCCGACGCATCAACGTCGTGACGGCTTAG
- a CDS encoding sulfatase yields MLSSPALGHAFRPTILVLLLAGFPAHPAAAESPNVLFIAVDDLASTLGCYGDPIAKTPNIDRLAASGVCFLNAYNQLPLCNPTRASIMTGRRPDEIGVYDLDRHFRDQLPDVVTLPQAFQQRDYLAARVGKIYHYNVPASIGTDGFDDPPSWNLTVNPKGRDKSDEALIFNAEPHRKISAALSWLAADGRDDEQTDGMIASEAIKLMEAHRDEPFFLGVGFFRPHTPYVAPKKYFDLYPLETISLPYAPPGDRDDIPTAAFAHNCPIPNYNLDPPTLRRATQAYYACVSFVDAQVGRLLDALERLELADDTIVVFWSDHGYHLGEHNGIWQKRTLFEQSAKSPLIIRVPGAAGNGQACRRIVEFVDIYPTVVGAAGIEGPPGLAGRDLATLLEDPLADWDGQAITQVLRPADDRLETQVMGCSIRTQRYRYTEWAEGAQGVELYDHRADPLEFDNLAIEPDARRQAVIDTLRDQLRKKASGTIPRVPVNPARL; encoded by the coding sequence ATGCTCTCATCGCCCGCTCTCGGTCATGCGTTCCGGCCCACCATCCTCGTGCTGTTGCTGGCCGGTTTCCCCGCACACCCCGCCGCCGCAGAATCTCCCAACGTGCTGTTCATCGCGGTCGATGACTTGGCATCGACGCTGGGGTGCTACGGCGACCCGATCGCCAAAACGCCGAACATCGATCGGCTGGCGGCATCCGGCGTGTGTTTCTTGAACGCGTACAACCAATTGCCGCTTTGCAATCCGACGCGGGCGTCGATCATGACCGGCCGTCGACCGGATGAAATCGGCGTCTATGACTTGGACCGTCACTTCCGCGACCAATTGCCCGACGTGGTCACGTTGCCCCAAGCGTTCCAGCAGCGGGACTATCTGGCGGCACGGGTCGGCAAGATCTATCACTACAACGTGCCCGCATCGATCGGAACCGATGGGTTCGATGATCCGCCGTCGTGGAACCTGACCGTCAATCCCAAAGGCCGCGACAAGAGCGACGAAGCGTTGATCTTCAACGCCGAGCCACACCGAAAGATCAGCGCTGCGCTGTCATGGCTGGCTGCCGACGGCCGCGACGACGAACAAACCGACGGGATGATCGCCAGCGAAGCGATCAAGTTGATGGAAGCCCACCGTGACGAACCGTTCTTTTTAGGTGTCGGGTTCTTCCGCCCCCACACACCTTACGTCGCGCCCAAAAAGTACTTCGACCTGTACCCGCTGGAAACGATCTCGCTGCCGTACGCGCCGCCGGGGGATCGAGACGACATCCCGACGGCTGCGTTTGCGCACAATTGTCCGATTCCCAATTACAACTTGGATCCACCGACGCTGCGCCGCGCCACCCAAGCTTATTACGCCTGTGTTTCGTTTGTCGATGCCCAGGTGGGGCGGCTGCTCGACGCGCTGGAGCGATTGGAGTTGGCCGACGATACGATCGTCGTGTTCTGGAGCGACCACGGCTATCACCTGGGCGAACACAACGGCATCTGGCAGAAACGCACGTTATTCGAGCAGTCGGCCAAGTCACCGCTGATCATTCGTGTTCCGGGAGCAGCCGGCAACGGCCAGGCTTGTCGACGCATCGTCGAGTTTGTGGACATCTATCCCACCGTGGTCGGTGCGGCGGGAATCGAAGGGCCGCCGGGGCTTGCCGGCCGTGACTTGGCAACGTTGCTGGAGGATCCGCTAGCGGACTGGGACGGCCAAGCGATCACGCAAGTCTTGCGGCCCGCCGATGACCGGCTGGAGACACAGGTGATGGGATGCAGTATTCGCACCCAGCGTTATCGCTATACCGAATGGGCCGAAGGGGCGCAAGGCGTCGAACTTTATGACCATCGCGCCGATCCGTTGGAGTTTGACAACTTGGCGATCGAGCCCGATGCCAGGCGTCAGGCCGTGATCGATACGCTGCGCGATCAACTGCGCAAGAAAGCCAGCGGCACGATCCCTCGCGTGCCGGTCAACCCCGCCAGGTTGTAA
- a CDS encoding Gfo/Idh/MocA family protein — MTGFRTVVVGTGFIGPVHVEALGRAGVQVAGVVGSSPEKSIAASQRLGLPADYKTLDDVLADPTVDCVHLTTPNRYHFDQAKAVLQARKHVVCEKPLAMNSTESAELVRIARDSGRAAAVAYNIRFYPLCHEAAARVRNDSLGSLLHVTGSYVQDWLLKPTDFNWRVLAADGGELRAVADIGTHWLDLIQFISGRRITSVCADLRTVYPTRQRPTGPVQTYSGDTPADVATEPVEITTEDCGAIMLRFADGANGCLWVSQTTAGKKNCLRFELAGSKQSLTWDSQSPNALQLGNRDRPNESLVRDPAAMEPTAAAISSYPGGHNEGFPDTFKQLFRSFYGAIEKGILSDPAPYPTFLDGHHEILLCEAILKSHRQQRWVDVASA; from the coding sequence ATGACAGGCTTTCGAACCGTGGTGGTAGGGACCGGATTTATTGGACCCGTTCATGTCGAAGCGCTCGGCCGGGCCGGTGTGCAAGTCGCCGGTGTGGTCGGGTCGAGTCCGGAAAAGTCGATTGCCGCGTCGCAGCGTCTCGGTTTGCCCGCCGACTACAAGACACTTGACGATGTGTTGGCTGACCCGACGGTCGATTGCGTCCATCTGACGACACCGAATCGTTATCACTTCGACCAAGCCAAGGCGGTGCTGCAGGCCCGCAAACATGTCGTCTGTGAAAAGCCGTTGGCGATGAACTCGACCGAGTCAGCCGAACTGGTTCGCATCGCAAGGGACAGCGGGCGCGCCGCCGCGGTCGCCTACAACATTCGGTTCTATCCGCTGTGCCACGAAGCAGCCGCGCGGGTCCGCAACGATTCGCTCGGCAGCCTGTTGCACGTCACCGGTTCTTATGTCCAGGACTGGCTGCTCAAGCCGACCGATTTCAATTGGCGTGTGCTGGCCGCCGACGGGGGGGAGTTGAGAGCCGTCGCCGACATCGGCACCCACTGGTTGGATTTGATCCAATTCATCAGCGGTCGTCGCATCACGTCGGTCTGCGCGGACTTACGCACCGTGTACCCGACGCGGCAGCGGCCGACCGGTCCGGTACAAACCTACTCCGGCGATACCCCCGCGGATGTGGCGACCGAGCCGGTCGAGATCACGACCGAAGACTGCGGTGCGATCATGCTGCGGTTCGCCGATGGGGCAAACGGTTGCCTGTGGGTTTCGCAAACCACCGCCGGCAAGAAGAACTGTTTGCGTTTTGAATTGGCCGGATCGAAGCAATCCTTGACCTGGGACAGCCAGTCACCCAACGCGCTGCAACTCGGCAACCGCGATCGGCCCAATGAGTCGCTGGTCCGCGATCCGGCGGCGATGGAACCAACCGCCGCAGCGATTTCGAGCTACCCCGGCGGTCACAACGAAGGATTCCCCGATACCTTCAAGCAACTCTTTCGCAGTTTCTACGGGGCGATCGAGAAAGGCATTCTGTCGGACCCGGCGCCCTATCCGACATTCCTGGATGGGCACCACGAAATCCTGCTCTGCGAAGCGATCTTGAAGAGTCATCGCCAGCAACGATGGGTGGATGTCGCCTCCGCATAG
- a CDS encoding glutamate-5-semialdehyde dehydrogenase: MNTAAPSIDLATYCRDTAKRAKEASAALATLDAEIKNRWLNESADALTASVDQIIAANEQDLAAAPGYGLTDAAVDRLRLNADRIGGIATALREVSMLADPVGEVLDGFTRPGGLQILKKRVPLGVVFFIYESRPNVTADAAAICVKSGNAVILRGGKEAIHSSRAIVDLLSAAAENCGLPPAAVQLVSTTDRSAVGEFLSLDQYIDVAIPRGGEGLIRRVTSEATMPVIKHYDGNCHVYVDQSADVDMAAKIVHNAKCQRMGVCNACESLLVHESIAPSALPVIAERLQAENVEIRADQAAAPLIPGSVPASEEDWGTEYLGPVISVAVVRSIDDAIKHINRYGSHHTDAIITRDLAAAETFTAGVDSSAVMVNASTRFNDGGVFGLGAEIGISTDKFHARGPCGLRELTTYKYIVKGDGQIRT; encoded by the coding sequence ATGAACACGGCCGCGCCCTCCATCGATCTCGCCACGTACTGTCGTGACACCGCGAAACGCGCCAAAGAAGCTTCTGCGGCACTGGCGACGCTCGACGCGGAAATCAAGAATCGTTGGTTGAACGAATCGGCCGACGCGCTGACCGCATCAGTCGACCAAATCATCGCCGCCAATGAACAGGATTTGGCGGCGGCTCCCGGCTACGGTCTGACCGACGCGGCGGTGGACCGGCTGAGACTCAATGCGGACCGAATCGGCGGCATCGCCACGGCGCTCCGCGAGGTCAGCATGTTGGCCGATCCGGTCGGTGAAGTCCTTGACGGGTTTACACGTCCCGGCGGGTTGCAAATTCTGAAGAAACGCGTGCCGCTGGGCGTGGTGTTCTTTATCTATGAAAGCCGCCCCAACGTCACCGCCGACGCCGCAGCCATCTGCGTCAAGAGCGGCAACGCCGTCATCTTGCGAGGCGGCAAGGAAGCGATTCACAGCAGCCGTGCGATCGTCGACTTGCTGTCCGCCGCGGCAGAGAACTGCGGGTTGCCCCCGGCGGCCGTCCAGCTGGTATCGACGACCGATCGATCCGCCGTCGGCGAGTTCCTTTCGCTCGACCAGTACATCGACGTCGCGATCCCACGCGGCGGCGAAGGGCTGATCCGTCGTGTCACCAGCGAAGCGACGATGCCCGTGATCAAACACTACGACGGCAACTGCCATGTTTATGTCGACCAGTCGGCGGACGTCGACATGGCTGCGAAAATCGTTCACAACGCGAAATGCCAACGGATGGGAGTCTGCAACGCCTGCGAGTCGTTGCTGGTCCACGAATCGATCGCCCCGTCGGCGCTGCCGGTCATCGCCGAGCGACTGCAAGCCGAAAACGTCGAGATCCGCGCCGACCAAGCGGCGGCCCCACTGATCCCCGGTAGCGTGCCGGCAAGCGAAGAGGACTGGGGGACGGAATACCTGGGGCCGGTGATCAGCGTCGCGGTGGTTCGCTCGATCGACGACGCGATCAAACACATCAATCGCTACGGATCACACCACACCGACGCGATCATCACGCGCGACTTGGCCGCAGCCGAAACGTTCACCGCGGGCGTCGACAGCTCGGCGGTGATGGTCAACGCCAGCACCCGGTTCAACGACGGCGGCGTTTTCGGGCTGGGGGCGGAAATCGGCATCTCCACCGACAAATTCCACGCCCGCGGCCCCTGCGGATTGCGCGAGCTGACGACGTACAAGTACATCGTCAAAGGCGACGGACAGATCCGCACGTAG